In Lactuca sativa cultivar Salinas chromosome 5, Lsat_Salinas_v11, whole genome shotgun sequence, the DNA window agtgcatccgaaggtgggagttcggactctgagggatcacacggagacgaatctccacaaagaggcaacacaccccctcggtccccaaccccggagatggaacttcaccaatccccagttccttcccctccacccacaatacctatttccattcccaccataaaccctactataccaccaacctcattccctataccaccacccatattcaccacatcaaccgaaacaccacctgttaccgaaaccccacctgtaaccgaacctccacaaaccgaaacccatacaccaccaccacccgaaactaatccCCCACCAACTCAATCTGAACCAACTaaaccaataacacccccagcttcaccactacctcaatctccagaagacgcctccgacggcgatgatcaataccttggtggtgatcacatgaactatgattcggtctattatagtccgtttcaagttcaaagtgatgaggaggatgatgctccagtgacaaagaagcatcttcgtgagcttaacgagaaggttgatcaacttctcgcctcctcttccaaccagcagtcctctttATCTGAAGCCGCActtcagaagatagttgatgccttctccaaggctcaacatgattcaatgGCCTTAGCAACTGCtgctatagacgcctccacccgagcttgtgaggctgcgaccgaaaaagtcgataaactattccatgacgcttcaATCCTGCTGCaatctatgcaggaaagcgccgaagccaccaaaacaactctggaaccacttgttaatcaattggcccagtttgtaaagacggagttatcctcgttcgctaccctcagacaaaaccttagcgacgacaactcggcactccgtgcctccatcgatgctcgcttggcaaagctacaagaggatcttgcggctgaaaactcactgatggacgtcctggcgagtaagactactgccctcaaggtcaagagcacccaactttccaactccgaacaacaattggaggctcttcgatccgagagggaagtcatcaagacgtgtgtttcggatgtccacgcagctctatccaacatcctggaagcacacgaccccatcctcaatcactcagtaaggcgtaccctcgctgagaaactctctccggccatggacctcttaagcaaaattgaaggtctacccagtttcgtgtccattccgaaacaagggggagatgagaagaaaggatcgaaaccccctccttcctccaaagctactcacacaaccgaaccacccccaactggtcatgcctcgggttcgggtgtgaagaacaaaggcaaaaacatagcagagggaggagatgacaatgaagatgaagatgaagacaaggagactattgcggacatgttaaagagaaagaacagtcgcaatactgatgacgatgtcagtcgtgtggcacgtgaagctgaagaagccgaacgtaaacaaaaagaagccaacgatctccttgagagccgaaagctgctcttccctgcctggaccagggatcgtttgataaaggaggccatagagacgccaagcatactatggctcgagccggtgatatcgttcgactgcaacaactcggtcgattcgcaatttgatatgccgttgactcgaaaggcgttcatcttccacgccttctccaacattttcgaagtcccgcatccgaacgatgagcttgacagggagctcattgacttctacctggaggccgctcgccctcaataccttacatggagcgcccagaagattgtcaatgttcgggtgatgaagccgtttgccgtggggagattcacaaacgtcaagttcaagcttatccgaggatctgcaagaactgctcacatgatctctctggcggatctgcccaatctgaaccctcatgattggatagtcttgtacaacatcttgctgacacacgaagccgaatatggtcccatcttagaccatgtcaaaaggatgctggcatgctatatcatggaggtggccctaatggatcaggaggttgccatagtgtttaagaagaaaccgaaagtcaaacctgtgggatcggccagtgatctaaacacgatgaaaatgggcaagatagattcgaggcgaaactctgtgatgttcaccagagccgaaggacagaaatgtctgttcgctttagctgacaagcacctctacaccacaacttgcttggaacacgtcctatcaatcgtcaagcggtgtaaggataattcggctgatgacatcaagtactttgaagatatgatcaattggtacatccggtttagacagaccatcctttccataaccacatgtctgtttagtaccgtgaagaagaaggtaccagcttcagccgccggcccaagtacgaaGTGAAGGTCttgctccaaattgacgcaaagggggagattgttgggctgaagttttgttttatgttgcgtcttttgggctcgtagattagccttgtattctccggtttgggcctgtccaaccgagagccttttatgtattgtatataagttaatgcttgcatgcatattaggttaagatttaagattcaagattttagATTTTACATTCAAGAGTTcgacgatattgctctcttgtaatcttccaatcctttacagttgatgttcttaatcgagctcttctaaggattttatctaatcattcaacacgattgattcaagctgttgcattcttaattttgttttctggtttgctattattattgcgttcttgctgtttcttatacttatacttgttcaagatctaatcgatcttcatagattaaaagttgtttaatCCCATCAAATtttaacattgtactttaaacaATTATACATGACTCACAAAAGTAGATATTACAGtttaaaaagtcaaaaaattaaaaaatttaaactaaattttttttatttatgtgtttttaattaattttaattacaattaCTGGTAATTTATATAGGCAAAAGTTGCATGTATAAAATAAAAGGGTCAAAGATTGAACAAATCAATTTTTTCCACACGTTTGTTTTATTTATAGTAGAAGTACAAATATACACATGattactgaaaaaaaaaaattgtttgcttATTTTAGTATGTTTAGCGATtagtttttattaaataaaaaattaaataaagcaAAATTAATAATTTGGTATATCCAAAAAATCATTTCTTACTATTGTGCCTTTTTatatttataacatttttttgttttttctcaaTTATATCATTGTACTTTAAACAATTATATTATGTTGTTGTATTGTTCGTTTTTACCgtcaaaattaatatatatatatatatatatatatatatatatatatatatatatatatatatatatatatattatagcatTGTATAAATATGttacaaataaaaaatttaaaaactaaaaaacccATGAAAATATAACAAATTCTTActtttgttttagttaaaatttgTACTTAATCGTAAGTAAGTAAATTTCTAGTATTCTTATATAAGTTTTGGAACACATTGGTTAAtatataagttatggaacttaCTGGTTAATTTAGGGTTAATTTGGGAACAAACTAGAAattttctagtatatatatatatatatatatatatatatatatatatatatatatatatacatatatatatatatatatatatatatatatatatatatatatatataaacaattttatagcatttttttgttttctttccatttataacaatattttttttccagttatagcatcctacttataccaaaccacatattttcacataatacataaAAGCATCAAATACACATATTTTCACATACATATACCACAAATTCACCAAATACAaatacattcacatacacacataataacatcctacttagaccaaatacacatactttcacataaaTAACATCTTATTTATACAAAATACACAAATTTCACATTCAGATACCATATAtacaacaaacatacatacattcacatacacacataataacatcctacttataccaaatacacataatttcacatatatagataataacatcatacttctaccaaatactcatataccacatatacatcaaACACACATATATTGACATATATACACCAAATTTATAtagattcacatataaatatcaAATATAGATACTTATGGCAATTTTCTAATAATTGATACAACTACACATATTTTGCAATGATACTAAAATTTCACAGTAAATAGAACCTGTGGTGGCTGAAATCAACGAAAATTCTCCAGTGGTGGTGGTAGTCGCGGGTGGTGGTCGGGAACACAATCAACAAAACTGAAATTGACAATTTATTGCAATTAACCACTCCGATAAGATTAATATCGATGTTACAAGAGAAAAAGGACCGAAAATTGACCTGGAAATACCTCTCAGTCGCCAGAAAAAACTTGGTGTCGCCGGAAAAAGCTTTGTGTTGCTGGAAAAAGCTTCGTCCTCACCGGAAAATCCCTCTCCACCGATGGTATATTCACCTAAAATTGATATATGTCACATATCCTCGAAGAAGTAAGTTATGCAAACGAGAGAAAGAAACGGGCGTAGGAAGTGAAACAGAAGAGCAAAAGGGAAAAATCGATGTTTTCTGGGGTTAGTTGCATCGATGATTCGTGGCGACGCCTTTGCCGACGACTTAGTGGGCTTTAGCGACGAAAACTGTCAATAGCGGCGACTATCACGAGGGAATTATTAAAGCGTCATTTTTCTATCTTTAGTGGTGACCATTTATGGTCTTCAGTGGTGACAATAGTCGTCAGTATATCTGTCATGCGTTCCATGAGCACCCTAGTCGTTGGATTAGAACCACGATCGGACGATTCGTGTTTACCAGAACGTCAAAGAGCGGATCGGTGTCATTCatcctttagcggcgacaaattAAATTGTCGCCGCTAAAGCACTGTGTCGCCACTATTGGTGTTGCCGCTAAAGACTGTATTTCTTGTATTGTTTATCACAAAAAGGTATATGTGTCTGATCGTTACATTATGATGCACccttgctttttttttttatcatttcaaTGAATCAATTTAATTTGTTAGAAAGGATTAATGTCAATGTTGACCAAACAACTTTTTGTTTTAATCACATTTGGTTACTAAAACTAGAGGGAATGATGTCACATTTATCATGGTACACGTAGACGCCACGTAGGATTTGCCATCGTACTATCAAAATTTGTCATTTAGGTGGAGTGGTATATCATTTAACAATATAGTATTagaattaaaaaatttaaaattcaaaaaattaaaaTCAGAAAAGAGATTTGTGGTCAAATGAGTCCATGCCAATTTAAGCAAGAGAGAGATTAGGCAGATAGATGCCCAATAGAGTTTGCCGAGTTACCTTGTAGAGGTCGTGGCGCGGTTTGCGCGGAAGCCATGTATGATTTGCCAAACATTTTACCGAGTCACTCCCTGTACTCTAATGTTCTTTTAAGTAATCTATGTTCCTAAGCGTTCATTGTATCGATATTAAAGACAGATACACGTCATTCGACCTCAGTTTCACCTATATTACCCCTTTGTATTATACCCTAAATATGATAATATATtaacttaatttttaaaaatgtatataataataaaatcaaataaaaataatataagcttgactatatttttgttattatcaaattttcttttagttttataaattacataaatggtaaTGTGTTGGCAAAAGCTAAAAGTTCATTTTTTGGAAAAAGCTTGTCCCCAAGTTTGGGCTTTGTTGTAGAAATGGTTTCGTCCCTGAATATTAAGCAATTTTATACAAATACTATTGAATTTCGACCATGTGTGTATCCCCACCTCTATCAACATTTCTAGCTCCGCCAGTCAAGGTGTAGCTTCTATAACAACTTAGCATCCATATGTAATCTTAGCAATTATTTTTTGATCCATCTATCAAGATCGAGTACTATGGTTTAGCTAAAATACAAATTATATTCCTCTTAGCACTCTACTATTACAAGTTAGGAACAAAAATGCAAAGCTGATTCAATTTTTGGTGAAAGTCGGTAGGCTGAGGTGGCCACATACGTATCCTCTTCCAAATGAGTGACAAGAGTTAATCAATCTCCTTGTTTAATCCTGGCTACCTTCTTGTCCAAAAGGGACGAAGTTTTGCATATAGGACAGCTGGTTTTATTTTTTCTCAACCTCGCCGAGTAGCAATCCACATGTATCGTATGTCCACAATACATAAATGTTATATTCTTACTGGATTCAAACAGATACTCATGGCATCCCGGGCATTCAATTTTCGTTGCGTTCTCCACACAAGTGTGGGAACCACGTTTGTGATTTGCATAGCAACACCCACACTTGTCGCAATGATAGAAGTTTTCACGACCATTGAGTCTGCATATCCCACAGTCATTACAATGAAACTGCTGTTTTGAAGTATTATCATCAAACAGCTTGCAAATTCCGCAAAAGTATTCCCCCATTTTCACTCCACAATTACCACAAATCTGATCAACTGGCTGTTCCGTATTGCAAATTATACAAACAACTTGCTGAACATCTCCCCGGACAATGTTGTGCCTTTCCTTGGGACCGTTAAACACACTGGAAAAATtgttgtggcaatggtggcaccaAAATACCTTGTTGCAGCAAGGAGCACGGAGTTTGCATCGCCTACGGTAATGCTTGCACCCATGTTTCATCTTCCTGAAATCCAAGCGTGCTGCTAGCTGTACATTAAATATAAATCACAAGACAATGGATTTTTAGAATCGCTAGCATCATCCATGTTGTAACTAGGCGGAGCTATCTTCCAATATAACAAATCATAAAACAAGTAAAAGTAATCAGTACTCAGTAGTAGATGTCAACTATTAAGTTAGCATATTCGATTGCTAAATTGTGTAGATGGCCTATTTGGgacaaacaaaaatataaaatctttGTTTTCCAAATCTCATCTAATAAGATGTTGGAGCTTGATCATATCATGTTGTATGATTCTATATTGTGTAGCCATCGGAATGTGAAGGTAATCTAATGCATGAGCAGCTCCGGCGTTGGATGACATGGTGTTATTTATTGTGGTAAGGTTGAAAATCATTTTGTTACATCATTGTTGGTGGCCTAATGTGTGAAATTTAGGCTTTGGAAGATTATTTGGATTTAATCATGTCAAATTCCTCAAATTAAGATGTAATATGATACTTCTCATAAATTACAATTTACGACGCAATACGAATATATAAAATGTAAGGCAGCAGTTTATAGATAGCTAATTACCATTTCGTCCCCATGAGCAGAGATTCCTTCGGAGAGAAACATCTTTAGTTCCTCTTCATAGTCCATTGCTTGTTCCACCTCTTCAAACTTCTCCTGAGAGCAAAGTGCGGTCTCAAGCTGTTCCAAAACATGCAACATCTTTGGTCGTCCTTCACGAGATTTTTGCAAACATTGATAGGCAATGTCTGAGAATATTTCCAAAGAATCTCGATTCATGTGTTGTTTCAGATCTTCAAAAATAATGGCATCTACATTCTTTTGTTTGTAGCTCTTTTTCCACATTCCCACTAAACTCTCAAAATGACCATTGTTATTCACAAAGCATAGTCTCCCACACAACACTTCAAATAAGACCACACCAAAAGAATACACATCAGACTCTTTTGTTAAGATGCTCTTCTCCGCATATGTTGGATCTACGTACCCAAAGGTACCTACAACATTGGTGGCAAGAAAGCTGTGTTGCTGATTAGCAGGTCCTATTTTCGATAATCCCATGTCAGAAATTTTAGCATTCCAATTCTCATCAATTAGAATATTGGAACTTTTAATATCCCGGTGGATAACTCTTTGTTGTGTCCCCTTGGGATCATGAAGATAGCACAGTCCCGTTGCAGCCTCGACACATATCTTGAGGCGTTGCCTCCAATTGAGAGTACTGCAACTTAGATGGTGATCGAGGCTTCCACGAGATGCATACTCGTACACAAGGATCTTCTCACCATCCTCTTCGCAAAATCCCAAGAGAGTGATGAGGTTTTTATGTGTGTGATGGGAAAGCATGAGGATCTCTCTCCAGAACTCAGGGTCTCCTTGCCCAAAGTTACGATCTAGACGTTTAAAGGCAACTATGTTTTGTTCCTTAAAGTGAGAGAGTACTCCTTTGTACACCATTCCAAATCCACCTTTTCCGATAATGTTGCTCATATCAAAATTGTATGTGGCTGACTTTATATCTTCCAGTCGGATTTTAAGATGCTCAAATTCCTCCAAGAAGGCATCCATTATTTGATGATAGCTGATTTATAGTGCCTTGTGGAATAACCTATTGCAGAAAAAAAAATGGTGACAGGTGAGAGATTCCTACCATCTACTTTTGTTCTCTGTCTTTCATTTATAAATAACACTCAAACTATATTTCTATTCACATGACACTCCCTTTATTTACATATTAATTTCTATTTGGACTTTATTTTTTGCAATTTTTGTTTTAAAACGTTATCATTTCAATAtactaaattaatttttttaaagtatATAACACCTCAATAGCAAACTGAGatattatatttaataaagaTATTAGATATTCATTTGTGTATGTAAATTTTCTacaatattaattttagaacTAAGCTATTTAACCTCATATGAAACTCATGATATATTAGTAAATGTAAATTAAAAATTGACAGAAAACCTAGAACCGATGACTTGAATTGAACATAATGTGAACTTTCTAAACCCGTTGGAAAACCTATATATTAAGTATGAAGTTAAAGTTAGCAAGTTTAAATAATAAATTGGCTAATTGAACACGGATGGAACTTTTTAAACCCGTTTGACTGAAGTTATGAATTGTATATCTACCTTCAACACAAATGGGATGATTGAACACGGATCACGGATGGAACCATAAAGTTCATACAAGGAATTATCTGGAGGGAAGTGTTTGAAATCAAGGTCATTTAAAGATCACAATGACAATGCTATGAACCGAATGGACATTTAATAAAATTCTTTTCGTTTTGCATTTAACATATAATCAAGGTCAAACAATGTTATATGGAAGTATTTGGAATGGCATTTAACATATGATATAGTCTTGACCTTGGAGACCATTTTAGCAGCAACAGCACATTCTTATAAAATAAAGCAAGTAACAAACTAACAACTAATTAAATACCGAAAGTATTTAAAATAATATCGATAAATAAGAAATTTGACATCCCTATACGAAAATAGGGCAATTTCATGGGAACAACTAGAGTATCtaaccccaaaaaaaaaaaaaaaaaaaaagaaacataaaACACAGGGCAAATTCAGGGAGCAGCTACAGTATCTAACAATTGTAACAACGAGGAAAAGGGAGAAACCTATCCTTTTGATGTTTCAAAATGGTCGAACCTTTGAAGATCGATAAGAGTGATGGTAATGGGTGCAACGAGATCGATCGGCCAGAGCCTGATGGATATGAATCGGCAAGAGACAGGTTTCTCGATGTCCAGAAGAACGACCACGTATCAACGAAGATGTGGTGGACCGGTGGTCAAGGGGAGGTTTCCGTAAAGGGGACTAGGAGGGGTGGTGAGAAGATGGGTTTTACAGGTGGAAGAAAAGGGGAGGCGAGGGTGAGGTGTCTGGGCAAGGGAACACTCAGCGGGATCTTAACTTTAACCCTAATTCTACTCTCATGTTGCGTTTGATTGTGCAGTGGAAGGATGATGGTGATGGAGCCTGGAGGACGAAGGAAGAAAAAAGTTTGTACTTTGTACTGGAGATGCTGCCCGTTGGTGATGAGCAACGTTTGGCTGTGGCGGACGAAGAGACTGAGGGAAATGAAGGCATGAACCACGGTAGTAAAGTTTTTAGTGATGAAGGTCAACGCTTtcttcaaacaaaacaaaaaaggtCCCTTTTTTCAATTTTAAACTCCATAGCTTTTTCaacttcttttatatatatatatatatatatatatatatatatatatatatatatatatatatatatatatatatatatatatatatatatcggaaaaatgaatatacccttaaaagtatatatatatatatatatatatatatatatatatataagcttagatACCCAAACTCACCATAGTACGTCGTTTTGTATTATATAATACATTGTAATCgttcaatgttcttataatttaattTATAACTTGATTTGTAGTCGTTTTGTATTATATAATACATTGTAATCgttcaatgttcttataatttaatttataatttgatttaCTTCCATAATTTTTATAAACTACTTATTTAACTTCCTCTTACGTAATTTTTATTTTCAACTACAATTTATATAGTCTACTAGGTGTTCGGCAAAAAGACGTGATATAAGAGAAAAATAATAGTGAAATTTCAAAAATCTTAAAAGTAAATCATGttagggttgaagtttaagaacattataatgaatatatcaaacaaaacgacgtgTTACGGTATGTTTAGGTagctaagcttatatacccttaagggtgtATTCACTTTTCCTtatatattgatatatatatatatatatatatatatatatatatatatatatatatatatatatatatatatatatatatatatatatatatatctttactatcttataaaagaaatctcactatttctaaaaacagattgaatataataatactatttttttaagacgttcaaataaTTAAGCTAATAGTATaagtagtcatcaataaaataatattaaattttaacatgtgttttgaatccttatatttctcaacaaattctatctccttccctgaatttcggataattcaaaatttgaaaccatcagaaaaaatacatgttgattcaaatataCCTCCTGCAGATAACTCTTTTTTTAACGggtttttattttaatccttacttgtaattgatttcatcatttttaactttttgtatttttatcttataaatatattggatgaaggctttattatatcaggtttgttcctaaaaaggtttttactatgtttctttaatgtgttggctttacaggttcaaagaactcaaccaagagggtcagttagagcattgtattatcattagtttgtatattttggcatcttactttcgcaataaagaacggttaaacacaagatttgacatgattaaggtagtttgtatatttttcatcttgtttagtctaaaaatgaaacctttttcatcattggtccttataatatcaagtttcatcacatTGACTTCTTGATTATGgtgattattgtccttattataaggttctatatagattttgttcaatattttaaggtttcgagaacctaaatcaatatgaatccttgaattacataccatcgttgaaaatgttttaatttgtgactaaacttggtttaaaatcacaatgaacaagttgacacctgagtattttggccttttcaaaggcctatttatcgacttttgaatcacaacacctgatattctaaagatttatttttataaactattatttatatattttagcattttacttagtaggacattaaattaataaaggaattaaggaaaaaaaaaaaaaaaaaaaaaaaaagaggacgataaacagtacaagtgttttgggtatgtataaatggaagtaataaccatttagggtgtgtttggcaaaaaagcttattgattattagtttattagtttattagcttataagttaataagtaagtgtagggtaacttatgaaaaaatgacgtattagaggttccccaccggaataagttattttaatccaaacacttttttaacttatagtgatgtggaacctaataagttgttttaaaaaaagcttagccaaacacccccttaatatggtatgataatgctcttgaaaaatagatgtcatttaatatttatttctcgaagtgaacgcaaaatagttttaactctaaagagatcaaattattcgtcgtccgccgctttgcgcgggtacacggctagtatatatatatatatatatatatatatatatatatatatatatatatatatatatatatataaccctatTCTAAAAAAGGAATAGGTTTAATCTGATATTGACAAATGTCATACAATTAGAACCcgtcattaatgttatatatcacATATCGTTCCACTTGTCAACCTAtgaattataaattttaaatttcaaattttaaatttttcactctaattttattaaattaataattgattcttcattttaaatttcaaattttaaaatttctccatttaattatattaaattaataacattagattaaacaataaaataaaattaatataaattataaaatgatataacttcacgtatttatttaaatcaacgattataattttatatagctAAAAGAATATctattaagtaataatttatttaaaataattgattaataattttgattttttaatatgaaagtttaattaattttataaccgtggttatcacgggttataaactaatatatatatatatatatatatatatatatatatatatatatatatatatatatatatatataaagacagagagagagagagagagagagagagagagaaaggtagGTTCATATGTGGATGAACAATTATTGTGTGGTTGTTGGGATTactgtggaccaatcattttacaaTATTAATTTtggtaaataaataattaaatcctTAATCCCTTTTATTTAggtaattaatttaatgattcatTGGTATCGAATCAGTTATCTCCAACGACTCAGGTTTCacttaaatttattattttggcTTGTGTGCAACAACAAGAAGCGAAGACGATAATGAAGAAGCTATCCAATACGATCTCGGAATTGGCTTCAAGTATCATGCCTGATAATGGTTGGCCGGAACTGTTGTTGTTTATGTTTCAGTGCATTTCTTTCGATTCTCCCAAGCTTAAAGAATCTACGTTCTTGATATTTGCATAGTTGTCACAATACATTGGGGAGACTTTAATTCCACACATAAAGCATCTTCATGGTGTCTTTTTGCAGTGCCTAACTAAGTCGGGGAGCTCGGACGTGAGGATTGTTGCTTTGAGTCTTGTAATTAATTTTATTCGGTGTTTGTCAAGTTCAATTCCGCTGATAGGGATTGGTTCCAGGATTTGCTTCCAGCAATGATGACGACTTTGACTAATGATTTAAATGGTGAACAAGAGGCTACTGCTCAAGAGGCACTGGAATTGTTGATTAGGTTGGCAGGGACTGAGCCTAGGATCTTGAGGAGGCAGCTAGTGGAGGTGGTGGGGTCTATGTTGCAGATAGCTGAAGCAGATACTCTAGAAGAGGGCACACGACACCTAGCCATTGAGTTTATGATCACGCTATCAGAGGCCAAAGAGAGGGCACCTAGTATGA includes these proteins:
- the LOC111908072 gene encoding receptor-like protein kinase ANXUR2 codes for the protein MDAFLEEFEHLKIRLEDIKSATYNFDMSNIIGKGGFGMVYKGVLSHFKEQNIVAFKRLDRNFGQGDPEFWREILMLSHHTHKNLITLLGFCEEDGEKILVYEYASRGSLDHHLSCSTLNWRQRLKICVEAATGLCYLHDPKGTQQRVIHRDIKSSNILIDENWNAKISDMGLSKIGPANQQHSFLATNVVGTFGYVDPTYAEKSILTKESDVYSFGVVLFEVLCGRLCFVNNNGHFESLVGMWKKSYKQKNVDAIIFEDLKQHMNRDSLEIFSDIAYQCLQKSREGRPKMLHVLEQLETALCSQEKFEEVEQAMDYEEELKMFLSEGISAHGDEMLAARLDFRKMKHGCKHYRRRCKLRAPCCNKVFWCHHCHNNFSSVFNGPKERHNIVRGDVQQVVCIICNTEQPVDQICGNCGVKMGEYFCGICKLFDDNTSKQQFHCNDCGICRLNGRENFYHCDKCGCCYANHKRGSHTCVENATKIECPGCHEYLFESSKNITFMYCGHTIHVDCYSARLRKNKTSCPICKTSSLLDKKVARIKQGD